The genomic stretch CTCCTGTTTCTTATCTTGTTTTTGAAATCATGTTATGTTTATCACCATTGATTCTTGTGATTGCCTTGTAGTGGGAGTATCAAGTAGGACCTAGCGTCGGAATTGATGCTGGTGATCATATTTGGTGTTCAAGATACATTCTTGAGGTAATCAACTCCTATTTATTTTTGGGGCACATATACTATAGAGGCCAGCTTAATGAAAAAAAACCTTCATATCAACAATAGAGAAAGACGAACCATGGGCTTGCTGGTGGAGCTACGCAGGTTCTGCCGTAGTCTTCAACTGTGATTATTATTCTTAAACTCCATGATATACTCTAACAATGGTCACAAGAGATCTATTAGAAACATCTGCTATGTGTAATGCATGTCACTTACTAAACCTCAAGAAGTTCCATTTTGCTTATGCTCAAACTTGACGAATTTGCAACTGCTATGCTAAAGAATGTTCAGAAGTCAAAATTATAGCCAGGTTTTTGTCCAAACATCATCTTATTGTTCTTAGCCAGTGGGTGTTCTATGTGATATCATATTATAGGAAATATTCAATCGGGATATCAATAAAGAAACTTTTCTATTGAAAGCACCATGCAGAAAAAAAATGTCTTGGTTTTTTTTGGTagtatgttttatttttgtgcttttttttagAACCTACAAGATTGTTATTATCACAAACAAATGATGACCAACATAAGTTACACATGCTGAATTTGTGGATCAGATATCAAGCATGTAGCTAACAAGTTGGGGGACCAGTAGTTTAGGATTTTCCCTTTGTTGACATTTGTTCATGATCATGTGCTAGAGGACATGTCCTTGTGTGTGTCTAGGTTGGTGGGTCTTTTCTACCATTTACTCATATCTCGCTTCTCCTCTGTCCAACAGAGAATCACTGAACAAGCTGGTGTTGTTCTCTCACTCGATCCAAAACCAATAGAGGTAATAAACGCATATTGTATAGTATTCCATACTTTTCATGATAGATAAAGCTCTCATTACTTATTTGCATTCACAGGGCGATTGGAATGGTGCAGGATGCCACACCAATTACAGGTGTTTGACTCTGCTagctttgtttttcttctgaTTTTGGTTTGGCCTCTTTCTTTATTTGCTTCATTTTGTATCTCCTCTCTTCAGGCccaaaaaggggaaaaagagaGGGACAGGATTCtatcaattaaatcaataatatgCATACATGGAGAGCATGCTAATTCTATGAAATATTCACTTATTGTTGGTTCACAGTACAAAGAGCATGAGAGAGGATGGAGGCTTTGAAGTTATAAAGAAGGCAATTTTGAATCTGTCACTTCGCCACAAAGAGCATATTAGTGCCTACGGAGAAGGAAATGAGAGAAGGTTAACGGGAAAGCATGAAACAGCCAGCATTAACACATTTTCTTGGGTACGCTCTTCTCCAAACCTATTTATGAACTTAAAACAATCAGAGAATTAAAAATATCttcataattatatttataaaatctCTTATGACTTCAATCTGCAGGGAGTGGCTAATCGTGGTTGCTCGATCCGTGTTGGACGTGAAACTGAGCAGAAAGGCAAAGGTACCAATTCAGCAGTACTGCAACAATTCTCTTGAAGGCTCTAATTAAATGATAGGGAAGAAAGCAGAAGATCAATTCAAAATTCTACTTTTATCATATTCTAAATCCAAATAAGACCAGTGGTTCTTTGACATCTAACTTTAATAATTCTCCAAAGAGTAGGAAAGTGTTGCAATTCTTTAAGTGATGCCACAACTATGATGACAAATCTCCTATTCAACTTCAGTGATAGACTGAGATTGAAACAGACACATTAAAAGCATACATGACTTAGCAAAGTAATTCTTTTTGAAACTGAAATAAAGATGTTACCAATGAATACTGTAAATCCTGCGCGTCACTACTGATCTTTTGATCCTGGAAAGGTATTATAATTTTACTTGGTCAAATTGTTTCAAAATGCTAGTACTCTTCCCCTATTTTGTTTTCACCATTTGCTTTCTGACTTTTCCATTGTTTTCTTTCCCCACCTTTTAACTATGAATTCTGAAATTGTTTCTATCTTGATTGCTAAATCTTTTGATGTTGTCTGCTACTGTTTTAGGGTACTTGGAAGATCGGCGTCCAGCTTCAAACATGGACCCTTACATTGTGACCGCACTGCTGGCAGAAACTACACTATTATGGGAGCCAACATTGGAGGCTGAAGCTCTAGCTGCTCAGAAGCTGGCATTGAATGTTTAAAGTGGATTGGTTCAACATTACCTGAAGGCATTCAGAAGGAAATCACTGGGAATTAGCTAGCAGACATTTAGGGAAGCTTTTTGCCTTCTACACTTGTTAGAGCAGATCTGTTGTAAATAAGGGTTCTCCAAGTGAGTAATCGTTCATGCCCAAgcttgtttcttgtttctcaGATGGAAGATGTCCTCCCCACCAGATTTTCATCATGAACACATTTGACAGCTTATGTGCATTTTACTTGAGTTGTGTGCACCTTAAATGTTCTTCAATAATGACATTTTATGGCCATTCTACTCTAATTTTCATGAATCAAGATCTTCTCTAGTTCATTTAAACTGGGTAatatctagttcaaatgaaatagagatgatcctatttcaatttttataccACGAGAAATCTATAGTCATTTCAGCTATTTTTATATTACTAAATGACGCATTTCAGTACAAGTGGCACTCATCTATTTGGGTGCAAAGACATCGAGCTGGCCATATCAGAATGTTGACAATGATGATATATAGCAATATGAATTGTTGAGTCATAACTGTCAAAGAAAtgtacaaaataaattattgggCATCATTTGTCATAGCCATCACCGATGGTTCTGGAGTGAGCCCTCATAAAAGGCTCAATTTGAATACAGGAACACTTCAAACAAGAAAGGAACagaaaaaaatctcaattcttttcttttgtttgtttaggCAGGGAAAGATATTCCAGCTTGATCATGTCCTGCAGATTTTACTACCAGGAAATTGCGAGAGATTCTTTTCCCTTCCATGAGGCAAGCCACGCAATGGAAAGGAATTTAAGCCGTGTCTTTGAGTCAAATACACTCCATTTTAATAATGAAAAGCAAGGAACatagggaaagaaaaaaaaacattatggCTGGGTCTGGCAAGAAAAGAACAACTCCTTgcttatatctatatatttctCTCCTCAGCTCAATAAGGGAGACCCAGTTGAGGTTTTTCAGTTGTAGAttgaaacaaatatcaaaaaagGGCCATGGCTTCTGGAGGATCAAAATCAGCGGCCTTCATCCTCCTAATCATCAATCTTGGTTTATATTTCATTGTAACTGTGGTTGCTGCATGGGCTGTAAATCATGGGATTCTAAGGTCTCGCGAGACAGGTAGTTTTTAGATTGTTTTTGACATCATAAAACTTAGTAAATCACGTCGTGGTTATAACTAATGGTAGCATATGTGCATTTGCAGCATCTGTTTTAGAAATTCCTGCTCGCATATTTCCAATATACTTCCCAGTAGGAAACATGGCGACCggtttctttgtcattttctcGCTCATTGCTGGCCTTGTGGGCATGGGCACCTCCCTTATTGGACTCAATAATGTTACTTATTGGGATGCACCCAACTTACACGCAGCCGCCACCGCTTCTCTCGCAACTTTGGCACTGACTCTACTAACCatggggtatatatatattattatgctCTTTtctaggtctctctctctcttttctttttttttaaataataataataaccagGGTGTCCGGGTCATCTGAGGCTTTGCCCTAACTATCCCTAGAGCACCATATAAAGCGCCCCCTCCATATGGGTATGATAAAGTTCTGATGCGTGACtctaagaaattgtttgcactcaatAGGGTCGAACCTTAGACCTGATGCTCAATGAGATACTATTAGGCTATGTGGACCCTGGTTTTGTATTCGAAATAGTTCGGACAAACCCGGTTCAATGTTAAAAGCCCTATAGtttaaatgagatttttttttttttttcgaggcTTAATTCATACTGTGGATGCTTGGGCCGATAGACAAACCCAATTGGGGGTCATATTGATGCTGCTTATATTATCTCTCTCGTAAATAGTAAAACTTCGTTGAAACTTTGTGGTCGTAGGTTTTAGTGGTGAATCACgtaaatatctattttttgtgttcttaattttttgtgtCTCACCGGTCCTAAGAAATAGAATAGACTCTCTCATAAATAGTAAAACCTTGTTGAAACTTTGTGGTCGGAGGTTTTAGTGGTGAATCACgtaaatatctattttttgtgTTCTTAATTTTTCGAGTCTCACCTGTGCTAAGAAATAGAATAGACTTCCTAAGGGTTAAGTGAGATACTGCTGCTTCAGTTTTCTGATACTGAATTGAATGTTGCAGGTTTGCATGTAAAGAGATTGAACTTGGCTGGACAGATTCAAACTTGgtaagacatttttttttttttcaataagcttcaaaataaaagagaaaattgtAATTAAAGGACATTTGTAACATTGCTGTATTAATTTACAGAGGACTCTGGAAATCATCACCA from Corylus avellana chromosome ca1, CavTom2PMs-1.0 encodes the following:
- the LOC132167522 gene encoding membrane protein PM19L — encoded protein: MASGGSKSAAFILLIINLGLYFIVTVVAAWAVNHGILRSRETASVLEIPARIFPIYFPVGNMATGFFVIFSLIAGLVGMGTSLIGLNNVTYWDAPNLHAAATASLATLALTLLTMGFACKEIELGWTDSNLRTLEIITIVVSATQLFCTGAIQAGVEDVVARQRRQLGGF